The stretch of DNA AAAAGAGATATGCTGGAATTGGTGGGCTTCGTGCTTGGCAATTTGTTGGCCCTTTTGAAAATACCTTAGGCAGTGGTTTTGACAAACAACATGCGCCTATTAATAAACCTGAACAAACGGCTCAATTTACCTCTAAAGGTAACTACCCGATCAAGTGGTTTACTCCTCCGCATATTGCTCCTGAAAGCTGGATTTTTATTAGACAGCACATGAATGAATACGATGCGATTGTTTATGCACAAACCTTCGTAGAATCAGACTCAGATCAAGAAGCTTATATCTGTGCAGGTCTAAATGGAAGTATGAAACTTTGGGTGAATGACCAATTGGTTGTTCGACAAGAAAAAGAGGTGGTAACCGAAATGGATACTTATAACAATAAGATCCAATTAAAAAAAGGAGTGAATAGAATCTTGGTTCAAATTGGTTTTTCTGGTAACTCAGCCAATTTTATGGTGCGCATCACCGATAAAAATTACCAACCTATTCCCAACTTAAAAGAAAGTGTTGTTTATAAAAATTATCCGAAAGTTGGTGGAGACATTAGTGCTAAAGCAATGAGCCTGTTTTCAGAAGATTATTTCGAAGCAAAAATTAAGGAAGATCCTAAAAACCCAATCAATTATATCTTGTTGAGCAAGGCTTATACTCGTGCTGCAAAAGAAAATCAAGCAAGAGCAACCATTGACAAGGGCTTGGCGCTTTATCCTGATAATGTCTTATTAAGATCTCAACTCATCAATACTTACTTGGTTCTAGAAAATAGAACTGGTGTTTTAAAAGAAATTGACTGGATCAAACAAAACTTGCCCAACAACTATTATCCTTTGTCGGTTGAAGTTTCGGAATTGCTTCAAGATGAAAAGTACAACGAAGCCGAAGCTGTTCTAAAAAAGATCATTGAAGTGTATGGGGAAAATGAATTTACCTATCTCAATGCCATCAAATTAGCCAAAGCACAAGGTGAAACGGAGCGCTTGCTTTCCCTAATCAAAGAAAGCTACAAAACCTATCCAGAAAATTCGACGTTTGTTGCCTTGCAATATCAAGTAGAAAAAGAAAGAGGGAAAAACGCTTCTAAAGTTATCCAAATCTTGGAAAAATACTGCGAGAAAACCTATGACTATCAAATGGCTGCTGGCTTGATTGAGGAGTATAAAAACCAAGGAAACGCAGAAGCGATCATGAATTTGCTGACTAAGTTGCAAGAAGGGTTCCCTTATGAAACTTCTTTTATGCGTGAATTGGCTTTGTTCCACTATTTAATCCAACGTTACGACCGTGCCATCAAATATATGTCGGATGCTATTGACCAAGGTCCTTATCGAGCGGATGTATGGAATGGAATGGGTATTATTTACGAACAAAAAGGAGAAACGGAAAAAGCCTTAGAAGCTTACGAAAAAAGTTTGGTTTACAACACCAATCAGTATGATTTGCGACACAAGGTGAACAAGCTAAAAAACAAGGCAGAATTGACCCAATACTTACCTATTGAGGACGAGTATGAAGCCATTAAAAACACAGTTGTTACAGAAGATAAAAAAGGTAGAGATTGGTATTACATTTTCTATAAAGAAGATATTATTTTATTTCCTAAAGGAGCCTGCGAAGAGTACCATAGTATGTCCGCAAAAATTGTTTCTAAACAGGGAATTGACGATTGGAAATCGATTCGTTTGCCCTACGATAGTTACCGCCAAAGTATCGTCATTGAACATGCAGAAGTCATCAAAGATGGTGGGCAAAAACTAGATGCAGAACGCAATAGAAATGTTTTGGTCTTTACGGATTTAGAGGTAGGAGATGTTGTTTATATTAAATATAAAATCCAAAACTACACCTATGGTCGTTTTGCCCAAGATTTTTGGGACAAATACACCTTCAATGCCTTCGTCCATACCGATTATAGCCAGTATTGCTTGCTTGTTCCAAAAGGTTTAGAGTTTGAATACCATATGCAAAACTCAGATCTGAAACCTAAAATTGAAGAAAAGGGTGATTATATCCGTTATTTATGGTCCGCAAAAGATTTGGCTCCCTTAGAGTCTGAAACATGGATGCCAACCATCAATGATGTAGGAATGAATCTTCATATTTCTACCATCAAAGATTGGAAAGCCGTAGCAGATTGGTACAGTGCCATTTCAAATACTCAAGCTAAAATAGATTTTGATTTAGAAGAATTACTCAAAGAAATTTTGCCCAAAGGAATAACAGCATATTCTGAACTGGAAAAATCAAAATTGATCTATAATTACATCGTTAAAAACATCAATTATAGCTCTATTCCTTTTAGACAAAGTGCTTATGTTCCTCAAAAACCAGGCAAAACATTCCAAACCAAATTAGGTGACTGCAAAGACGTTTCTACCTTATTTGCTACGCTTGGACGAAAAGCAGGACTAGATATTAATTTGGTATTGGTGGATACGAGGGATAATGGAGCGCAAGATTTAATTTTACCTTCGCTCAATTTTAATCATTGTATCGCCAAATTAAACTTGCCAGATGGTGCTCGTTATTTAGAATTAACGAATGCGAACTTACCCTTTGGAGCGGTTCCTGGATCACTCTTAGATGCTATGATTCTCGATATTCCTCAGGATATGAATAATCTGTCTGAAACTCCTAAGTTGGTTGCTTTGAAAGACGTTATTCGAACGCCTAATGAGATTCATCGTTACAAAGAAGTCAGTGTAGAAGGAAAAGATTTAAAAATCGTTGCCAAAACAACAAGAGTTGGTACCACAACTAGCTATACTAGAAATACTTATTTAGATTTGGACAAAAAACGCCAAAGAGATAATATGACAGAGGCTATTAATAGTAGTTTTAATAATCCTGTTGAATTGGAAGCGTTATCTTTTGAAAAATTAGATGAGTTAAACGATAGTTTAAACTATAATTATACCTATAAGGTAAAGAACGAGGTCATTTCTATTGGA from Aureispira anguillae encodes:
- a CDS encoding DUF3857 domain-containing protein produces the protein MNKLMFMLVLVFLAPNLIFANDYQKAWEAISNKDLKTAKKLLETAQKDPQYAVDAGLTLVLLESFEGHTESVSTSFSQFYNKTDNPNPYLYALWFYEGFVGEYGKKSKEQLKLLKRIQKDDNCNGTIKAASFYSEGMHYLKSNDFKNAKKRYAGIGGLRAWQFVGPFENTLGSGFDKQHAPINKPEQTAQFTSKGNYPIKWFTPPHIAPESWIFIRQHMNEYDAIVYAQTFVESDSDQEAYICAGLNGSMKLWVNDQLVVRQEKEVVTEMDTYNNKIQLKKGVNRILVQIGFSGNSANFMVRITDKNYQPIPNLKESVVYKNYPKVGGDISAKAMSLFSEDYFEAKIKEDPKNPINYILLSKAYTRAAKENQARATIDKGLALYPDNVLLRSQLINTYLVLENRTGVLKEIDWIKQNLPNNYYPLSVEVSELLQDEKYNEAEAVLKKIIEVYGENEFTYLNAIKLAKAQGETERLLSLIKESYKTYPENSTFVALQYQVEKERGKNASKVIQILEKYCEKTYDYQMAAGLIEEYKNQGNAEAIMNLLTKLQEGFPYETSFMRELALFHYLIQRYDRAIKYMSDAIDQGPYRADVWNGMGIIYEQKGETEKALEAYEKSLVYNTNQYDLRHKVNKLKNKAELTQYLPIEDEYEAIKNTVVTEDKKGRDWYYIFYKEDIILFPKGACEEYHSMSAKIVSKQGIDDWKSIRLPYDSYRQSIVIEHAEVIKDGGQKLDAERNRNVLVFTDLEVGDVVYIKYKIQNYTYGRFAQDFWDKYTFNAFVHTDYSQYCLLVPKGLEFEYHMQNSDLKPKIEEKGDYIRYLWSAKDLAPLESETWMPTINDVGMNLHISTIKDWKAVADWYSAISNTQAKIDFDLEELLKEILPKGITAYSELEKSKLIYNYIVKNINYSSIPFRQSAYVPQKPGKTFQTKLGDCKDVSTLFATLGRKAGLDINLVLVDTRDNGAQDLILPSLNFNHCIAKLNLPDGARYLELTNANLPFGAVPGSLLDAMILDIPQDMNNLSETPKLVALKDVIRTPNEIHRYKEVSVEGKDLKIVAKTTRVGTTTSYTRNTYLDLDKKRQRDNMTEAINSSFNNPVELEALSFEKLDELNDSLNYNYTYKVKNEVISIGDMQTFKIPFADLTISPEVFAKNERTHPIDYHIERDLQDEEMTVIIGKDQTFVEIPKNVSLECKGLKFELSYEKVAENKLLVRKSFSTVRKQFGTEDYEALKTFFNKIITLEGQFLAFKAKK